Proteins encoded within one genomic window of Acinetobacter sp. YWS30-1:
- a CDS encoding riboflavin synthase subunit alpha, whose protein sequence is MYTGIVQGLEKVVDIRQGNGFITIIVSNENQFFQDIFIGASVAINGVCLTVTTIDQKLNQIHFDISDVTLALTTLKSLQVGDEVNVERSAKVGAENGGHNLYGHIEGTAIIKNLEHRGETYHIDIQIPDGNIKYFFLKGFIGLNGCSLTINRVDRANSEISIDLIPETLRLTNWKNAKVGDEVNYEIDQTTRTLVDTLENIHQR, encoded by the coding sequence ATGTATACCGGTATCGTACAAGGCTTGGAAAAAGTCGTGGATATTCGCCAGGGCAATGGCTTCATTACCATTATCGTGAGCAACGAAAATCAGTTTTTTCAGGATATCTTTATTGGCGCCAGTGTTGCGATCAACGGCGTCTGCCTCACCGTAACGACTATTGATCAGAAGCTAAACCAGATTCACTTCGATATCTCCGATGTAACCCTTGCCCTCACCACCTTAAAATCTCTTCAAGTAGGTGATGAAGTGAATGTCGAACGCTCTGCCAAAGTCGGTGCAGAAAATGGCGGGCATAATCTGTATGGGCACATCGAAGGCACAGCAATCATTAAAAATCTGGAACATCGGGGTGAAACCTACCATATCGATATTCAGATCCCGGATGGCAATATCAAATACTTTTTCCTGAAAGGGTTTATTGGTCTGAACGGCTGCAGCCTGACCATCAATCGCGTCGATCGCGCCAATAGTGAAATTTCGATTGATCTGATTCCCGAAACTTTGCGTCTGACCAACTGGAAAAATGCCAAAGTAGGTGATGAAGTCAATTATGAAATTGACCAGACCACGCGTACCTTGGTGGATACCTTAGAAAATATTCACCAGCGTTAA
- a CDS encoding deoxyribodipyrimidine photo-lyase — MQLIWFRQDLRIHDHAALWHATQQGPCIALAVLSPEQWQLHQDARIKTDFYLRRLKYLKQQLQQLNIPLIILNIPLWENLASEILNLCQTLKIENLHANIEVGVNELERDAQVQQLLEQQQIRIELYHDHTLFPLGSIRNQSNQPYQVYSAFKKKCYERLILDVPTCYPEIETQDPIQLSTKLPNVDLEKFSADYVVEHAAQLWPAEDQAALDLLDDFIEDKMAHYKTDRDLPAVDGTSRLSPYLNIGVISVRQCMQALFQDGYFQIEDVGQQTWLDELLWREFYLQTLFDFPRVSKHQPFKQNTHKIQWRNAPEDLAAWQQGQTGIPIVDAGMRQMLATGWMHNRVRMITAMFLCKNLLIDWRLGESWFMQHLIDGDLAANNGGWQWCASTGMDAVPYFRIFNPVSQSLKFDPNGDYIRQWVPELAHLDAKSIHEPYAKNPDLELDYPKPIVDLKASRVRAIEAFKQI; from the coding sequence ATGCAGTTGATCTGGTTCCGCCAAGACCTCCGTATACATGACCATGCCGCACTCTGGCATGCTACTCAGCAAGGACCTTGCATTGCGCTAGCAGTCCTCTCTCCCGAACAATGGCAACTGCATCAGGATGCCCGGATCAAAACTGATTTTTATCTGCGCCGGCTCAAATATTTAAAACAGCAGCTACAGCAACTGAATATCCCGCTGATTATATTGAATATTCCTTTATGGGAAAATTTGGCGTCAGAAATATTGAATCTATGTCAAACCCTGAAGATTGAAAACCTGCATGCCAATATCGAAGTTGGCGTCAATGAACTGGAACGTGATGCTCAGGTGCAGCAATTACTAGAACAGCAGCAAATCAGGATCGAGCTCTATCATGACCACACCCTGTTTCCCCTCGGCAGTATCCGGAACCAGTCCAATCAACCCTATCAGGTCTATAGTGCCTTTAAGAAAAAGTGCTATGAACGGCTAATTCTGGATGTACCCACCTGCTATCCTGAGATTGAAACTCAAGATCCAATCCAATTATCAACTAAGCTCCCCAATGTTGATCTTGAAAAATTCTCAGCGGATTATGTGGTAGAGCATGCTGCCCAACTTTGGCCTGCAGAGGATCAAGCTGCCTTGGATCTGCTCGATGATTTTATCGAGGACAAAATGGCTCATTATAAAACCGACCGTGATCTGCCAGCAGTTGATGGTACCAGCCGCCTCTCCCCTTATCTGAATATCGGTGTTATTTCAGTTCGCCAATGTATGCAAGCTCTTTTTCAGGATGGCTATTTCCAGATTGAGGATGTGGGTCAGCAGACCTGGTTAGATGAACTCTTGTGGCGGGAATTCTATCTACAGACCCTGTTTGATTTTCCACGTGTCTCCAAACACCAACCATTTAAGCAAAATACCCATAAGATCCAATGGCGCAATGCCCCCGAAGATCTAGCTGCCTGGCAGCAAGGCCAGACCGGAATTCCAATTGTCGATGCTGGCATGCGGCAAATGCTGGCAACTGGCTGGATGCATAACCGGGTCAGGATGATTACTGCGATGTTCCTGTGTAAGAACTTGCTGATCGACTGGCGACTGGGTGAAAGCTGGTTTATGCAGCACCTGATTGATGGCGATCTGGCTGCGAATAATGGCGGCTGGCAATGGTGCGCATCAACCGGCATGGATGCTGTGCCCTACTTCCGGATTTTTAATCCGGTCAGCCAGTCCCTGAAGTTTGATCCCAATGGAGACTATATCCGCCAGTGGGTGCCTGAACTGGCGCATCTGGATGCCAAATCCATTCATGAACCTTATGCCAAAAATCCTGATCTGGAACTGGATTATCCAAAACCGATTGTAGATTTAAAAGCCTCTCGTGTACGAGCCATAGAAGCCTTTAAGCAGATTTAG
- the sfnG gene encoding dimethylsulfone monooxygenase SfnG: protein MSQDKNIVFAYWVPNVSGGLVVSDIEQRTDWSYDYNVRLAQTAEKAGFDYALTQIRFTAGYNAENQHESVSFSHGILAKTERLKVIAAILPGPWKPALAAKQLATIDHLTNGRIAINVVSGWFRGEFDAIGEEWPEHDERYARSEEFIRSLKGVWTQNNFSFDGKYYQFKDYTLSPKPLQKPHIEIFQGGSSRAARDMASRVSDWYFTNGNTPEELKKQIDDIREKAKANNHSVKIGVNAFVIARDTEEEAQAVLREIVAKANVQAVKSFGEATREAGAASKEGEGNWAKSTFEDLVQYNDGFRTNLIGTPQQIAERIIELKKVGVDLVLSGFLHFIEEVEYFGEKVLPLVRELETQQAEQQQEEQEAELV from the coding sequence ATGTCACAAGATAAAAATATTGTATTTGCTTACTGGGTTCCAAATGTCAGTGGCGGTCTGGTGGTTAGCGATATCGAACAGCGTACGGACTGGAGCTATGACTACAATGTCCGTCTGGCGCAAACTGCTGAGAAAGCAGGTTTTGATTATGCCCTGACCCAGATCCGTTTTACTGCGGGCTATAACGCTGAAAACCAGCATGAATCAGTCAGCTTCAGTCACGGCATCCTGGCAAAAACTGAACGCTTAAAAGTGATTGCCGCGATCTTGCCGGGCCCGTGGAAGCCTGCGCTGGCAGCGAAGCAGCTGGCCACCATTGACCATCTCACCAACGGCCGAATTGCGATTAATGTCGTAAGTGGCTGGTTCCGTGGCGAGTTTGATGCAATTGGTGAAGAATGGCCGGAACATGATGAACGTTATGCACGTTCAGAAGAATTTATTCGCAGCCTGAAAGGGGTCTGGACTCAAAATAATTTCAGTTTTGATGGTAAATACTACCAGTTCAAAGACTATACCTTGAGTCCAAAACCGCTACAGAAACCGCATATTGAAATCTTCCAGGGGGGAAGTTCTCGGGCAGCGCGCGATATGGCATCTCGCGTGTCTGACTGGTACTTCACCAATGGCAATACACCGGAAGAGCTGAAAAAACAGATCGATGATATTCGTGAAAAAGCCAAAGCAAATAATCACTCTGTGAAAATTGGCGTAAATGCATTTGTGATTGCACGTGATACCGAAGAGGAAGCGCAAGCAGTACTGCGAGAAATCGTGGCCAAGGCCAATGTTCAGGCGGTGAAATCTTTCGGTGAGGCAACGCGTGAAGCGGGCGCAGCCAGTAAGGAAGGCGAAGGTAACTGGGCCAAATCTACGTTTGAAGATCTGGTGCAATATAACGATGGCTTCCGTACCAACCTGATCGGTACACCTCAGCAGATTGCGGAACGTATCATCGAACTGAAAAAAGTTGGTGTTGATCTGGTTCTTTCAGGCTTCCTGCACTTTATTGAAGAAGTGGAATACTTCGGTGAAAAAGTCTTGCCACTCGTGCGTGAACTCGAAACGCAGCAAGCTGAACAGCAACAAGAAGAACAAGAAGCTGAGCTCGTTTAA
- the msuE gene encoding FMN reductase produces MSHFSEQKPLNIVAVSGGLNHPSKTEALVQAILDELGEATPINVHFIKFSEIGQLLGGAIYRNQLPQRVQDDLAAVEAADALIVGTPVYRASFTGLFKHFFDFVEQTALVDVPVLLAASGGSDRHALVLEHQLRPLFSFFQAQTLPIGVYATDRDFTPEYTIHSELLRARITLAVARALPILEWAPAKGQRAEVIKEKSQQANQSLGINKQIEQEEVLPSAAVPSLDAAESRLHSKKVPKTQVA; encoded by the coding sequence ATGTCCCATTTTTCCGAGCAAAAACCTTTAAATATCGTGGCTGTTTCTGGCGGCCTGAATCACCCCTCTAAAACCGAAGCATTGGTTCAAGCCATTCTGGATGAACTGGGTGAAGCGACGCCAATCAATGTACATTTCATTAAATTTAGCGAAATCGGCCAGCTTTTAGGTGGTGCAATTTACCGTAACCAGTTACCGCAACGCGTGCAGGATGATCTGGCAGCCGTTGAAGCAGCAGATGCCCTGATTGTTGGTACGCCTGTTTACCGCGCTTCATTTACGGGCCTGTTCAAGCATTTCTTTGACTTCGTAGAACAAACGGCGCTGGTAGATGTACCGGTTCTTTTAGCAGCTTCTGGTGGTAGTGACCGTCATGCGCTGGTTCTTGAGCACCAATTACGCCCATTATTCAGCTTCTTCCAGGCACAAACCTTACCAATCGGGGTATATGCCACAGATCGTGACTTTACGCCTGAATACACCATTCACAGCGAATTACTCCGTGCCCGTATTACCCTGGCAGTGGCTCGTGCCCTACCGATCCTTGAATGGGCGCCAGCAAAGGGGCAGCGTGCTGAGGTCATTAAAGAAAAATCTCAGCAAGCCAACCAGAGCCTAGGCATCAACAAGCAAATCGAACAGGAAGAAGTTTTACCTTCAGCTGCAGTGCCAAGCCTGGATGCCGCAGAATCCCGTTTGCACAGCAAGAAAGTGCCAAAGACTCAAGTGGCTTAA
- the acs gene encoding acetate--CoA ligase yields the protein MKEIYPVPAEFKKTARTTDTEYFERYQQSIEQPDQFWAEQAQRLDWIKPFTQVKNTSFDKDNFKIEWFADGQLNVSANCLDRHLKEHPYKPAIIWEGDHPSRHKIISFHELYDETCRFANVLKKNGIKKGDRVVLYMPMVSEAAIAMLACARIGAVHCVVFGGFSPDSLASRIEDSQAKMVITADSGMRGGKAIPLKANVDEALKIAGTESIEHVIVVHRTGNPVEMQQGRDLWYHMEIMTVNEICPPEPMNAEDPLFILYTSGSTGKPKGVLHTTGGYLTYVNCTFREVFDIKQDDVFWCTADVGWITGHSYVLYGPLSNGTTTVMFEGVPQYPSWARTGHIVDKHNVTILYTAPTAIRAMMREGDAYVRESDRSSLRILGSVGEPINPEAWNWYYSVVGESRCPVIDTWWQTETGGFMITPLPGATDLKPGSATRPFFGVQPAIVDAEGKEIEGVAEGNLVIKDSWPGQMRTIWGDPDRFIDAYFSTYPGTYFTGDGARRDEDGYYWITGRVDDVLNVSGHRLGTAEIESALVAHEAVAEAAVVGMPHDIKGQGICAFVTLQAGTESTEQLRGELVAWVRKILGPVATPDALHWAPALPKTRSGKIMRRILRKIAANELDSLGDTSTLAEPQVVDQLIAEVQRNQA from the coding sequence ATGAAAGAAATCTATCCAGTACCAGCAGAATTTAAGAAAACCGCACGTACCACTGATACAGAGTATTTTGAGCGTTATCAGCAATCCATTGAACAACCGGATCAGTTCTGGGCTGAACAGGCACAACGCTTGGATTGGATCAAACCTTTTACCCAGGTTAAAAATACCAGTTTTGATAAAGACAATTTTAAAATTGAATGGTTTGCAGATGGCCAGCTCAATGTCAGTGCCAACTGTCTGGATCGCCATCTTAAGGAACATCCTTATAAACCGGCGATTATCTGGGAAGGGGACCATCCGTCCCGTCACAAGATTATTTCTTTTCACGAGCTTTATGATGAAACCTGTCGTTTCGCCAATGTCCTGAAAAAAAACGGGATTAAAAAAGGCGACCGGGTGGTGCTGTATATGCCAATGGTCTCGGAAGCCGCAATTGCCATGCTGGCCTGTGCCCGGATTGGTGCAGTGCATTGTGTGGTGTTTGGTGGTTTCTCACCTGATTCTCTGGCCAGCCGGATTGAAGACAGTCAGGCCAAAATGGTGATTACCGCAGATTCGGGCATGCGTGGTGGTAAAGCCATTCCACTGAAAGCCAATGTCGATGAAGCCCTGAAAATTGCCGGTACCGAATCGATTGAACATGTCATCGTTGTACATCGCACCGGCAATCCGGTAGAAATGCAACAGGGGCGTGATCTCTGGTATCACATGGAAATCATGACCGTCAATGAGATCTGTCCGCCTGAGCCGATGAATGCGGAAGATCCGCTGTTTATCCTGTATACCTCGGGTTCAACTGGAAAACCTAAGGGCGTACTGCATACCACAGGCGGTTATCTGACTTATGTGAATTGCACCTTCCGCGAAGTTTTTGACATCAAACAGGATGATGTGTTCTGGTGTACTGCCGATGTCGGCTGGATTACCGGGCATTCCTATGTACTGTATGGTCCGCTCTCTAATGGTACGACTACGGTCATGTTCGAGGGAGTGCCGCAATATCCGAGCTGGGCACGTACCGGACATATCGTCGACAAGCACAATGTGACCATTCTCTATACTGCACCGACAGCCATTCGTGCCATGATGCGTGAGGGGGATGCCTATGTACGGGAAAGTGATCGTAGCAGCCTGAGAATTTTAGGTTCGGTCGGTGAGCCGATTAACCCGGAAGCCTGGAACTGGTATTACTCGGTAGTCGGTGAAAGCCGCTGTCCGGTGATTGATACCTGGTGGCAAACCGAAACTGGTGGCTTCATGATTACGCCTTTACCAGGTGCGACCGACCTGAAACCGGGTTCTGCAACCCGGCCATTCTTTGGTGTGCAACCCGCCATTGTCGATGCAGAAGGCAAGGAAATTGAAGGGGTGGCAGAAGGGAATCTAGTAATTAAGGATTCCTGGCCAGGTCAGATGCGCACCATCTGGGGTGACCCAGACCGCTTTATTGACGCCTATTTCTCGACCTATCCGGGTACCTATTTTACTGGTGACGGCGCACGTCGTGATGAAGATGGCTATTACTGGATTACCGGTCGTGTCGATGACGTACTCAATGTTTCAGGCCATCGTCTGGGTACGGCAGAAATTGAAAGTGCATTGGTTGCACATGAGGCAGTTGCCGAAGCGGCGGTTGTCGGTATGCCGCATGACATCAAAGGTCAGGGGATTTGTGCCTTTGTCACCTTGCAGGCAGGGACTGAAAGTACTGAACAGCTGCGCGGTGAACTGGTAGCTTGGGTACGTAAAATTTTAGGGCCAGTGGCAACGCCAGATGCCTTGCACTGGGCCCCCGCTTTACCTAAAACCCGTTCAGGAAAAATTATGCGCCGGATTTTAAGAAAGATTGCTGCCAATGAACTGGACAGTCTGGGCGATACCTCGACTCTGGCTGAGCCACAAGTCGTGGATCAATTGATTGCTGAAGTGCAGCGCAATCAAGCATAA
- a CDS encoding acyl-CoA dehydrogenase family protein encodes MNVRQQYLDQSPLQIAQQLAETFAQTAAVRDKQGGNPKAERDLIRQSGLLGLSIPKQYGGQEADWQTIFKTIQIIARVDSSLAHVYGFHHLLIATVQLFSQPEQYGPWFEQTARENLFWGNTLNPLDRRTTATKIAEKEYIFDGHKSFCSGSIDSDILLCSGYNDAGKLLIGVIPTARKGVSFLGDWNNMGQRQTDSGTSHFEQVKIHEDELLLNPGPLSTPYSSLRPLIAQLIFVHMFLGVAEGAFEVAKQTVQTQKAWSKSLVEEAVNDPFTQKHFAEFYVQLESVRLLADKAIQTLQAAWDLGNDLTAEQRGEVSVAIAIAKIAATNTSLYITQNIFQVMGARATTAKLNLDRFWRNVRTQTLHDPVDYKYQEVGEWVLTGKVPDPSFYS; translated from the coding sequence ATGAATGTACGACAACAATATCTAGATCAATCTCCACTGCAAATTGCCCAGCAACTGGCAGAAACTTTTGCCCAAACGGCCGCAGTTCGTGACAAGCAGGGCGGTAATCCTAAAGCCGAACGTGATCTGATTCGCCAGAGCGGTTTACTGGGCCTGTCCATTCCGAAACAGTACGGCGGTCAGGAAGCAGACTGGCAGACAATTTTTAAAACCATTCAAATTATTGCCCGAGTTGATAGTTCATTAGCACATGTTTATGGGTTTCATCATTTGCTGATTGCAACGGTTCAATTATTTTCCCAACCAGAACAATATGGCCCATGGTTTGAACAGACCGCTCGGGAAAACCTGTTCTGGGGCAATACCTTAAATCCACTGGACCGTCGAACTACCGCAACAAAAATTGCTGAAAAAGAATATATTTTTGATGGGCATAAAAGCTTCTGTTCTGGCTCCATTGATTCCGATATTTTACTGTGCTCAGGCTATAACGACGCTGGAAAATTACTGATCGGGGTGATTCCAACAGCACGTAAGGGCGTAAGTTTTCTCGGTGACTGGAACAATATGGGCCAACGCCAGACCGATAGCGGCACCAGCCATTTTGAACAGGTCAAAATTCATGAAGATGAATTGCTGTTAAATCCAGGTCCACTGAGTACGCCGTATTCAAGTTTACGTCCTTTAATTGCCCAATTGATCTTTGTACACATGTTCCTCGGTGTAGCAGAAGGTGCGTTTGAAGTGGCCAAACAAACCGTACAGACTCAAAAAGCCTGGTCAAAATCACTGGTAGAAGAGGCAGTGAATGACCCCTTTACCCAGAAGCATTTTGCCGAGTTCTATGTGCAGCTGGAAAGCGTTCGTCTCTTAGCAGATAAAGCGATTCAAACCTTACAGGCCGCGTGGGATCTGGGCAATGATCTCACTGCCGAGCAGCGTGGTGAAGTTTCAGTGGCGATTGCCATAGCCAAAATCGCGGCCACCAATACATCTCTCTATATCACCCAGAATATTTTCCAGGTGATGGGCGCGCGTGCGACCACGGCCAAACTGAATCTGGACCGTTTCTGGCGTAATGTTCGCACCCAGACCTTACATGATCCGGTAGATTATAAATATCAGGAAGTTGGGGAATGGGTACTGACCGGGAAAGTGCCTGATCCAAGTTTTTATTCTTAA